In a single window of the Christensenella timonensis genome:
- a CDS encoding FGGY-family carbohydrate kinase, translating into MAIYLMGVDIGTTGTKAMIFDLEARVMGTGYRECIAATPEPDWFEFDAEQLIERTFEACREAVDMSGLDPREIKAVSFSTQRSTVGFIGEDGKMMRNVMYSWQDNRATEEVEFQKQCLDEKETTRLSGMPVTPTYCISNILWFKKHYPEEYEKAKVVSMVSEFLAKRFGADDYYCDWGNASCSGIFDMQKRVWSEKLITAYGLDAKKFPKVVKSGTVLGRVSGEAAALTGLSTDTLLIAGSGDQSCGALGAGIVSEGLAEMTIGTAGHLISYIRQPLASEHVLKMMTVNAAVPGNYELNGIQLSAASVYRWLRDVVATQERDTAKGLGMDPYVLMDELVRQSPPGANGLILLPYFASAGCPHWDVEAKGVLAGLTFMHTKGDMARAFMEGCMYEMREIMETMREAGVAFQELRITGGATKSALWRQIMADILGLPLRRLKISDATVLGAAILAGYGAGVFASPEEGAAQMVKCDEPILPDQANVAKYNRCYGIFQKLYAAMKKEHIFALMNGARE; encoded by the coding sequence ATGGCAATTTATTTGATGGGAGTCGACATCGGTACGACCGGGACGAAGGCAATGATTTTTGACCTGGAAGCCCGGGTCATGGGGACAGGCTATCGGGAGTGTATCGCAGCGACGCCAGAGCCCGACTGGTTTGAATTTGACGCAGAACAGCTGATCGAGCGAACGTTCGAGGCGTGCAGGGAGGCGGTGGATATGTCCGGCCTCGACCCGCGGGAGATCAAGGCGGTCAGCTTTTCCACGCAGCGTTCGACCGTCGGCTTCATTGGCGAAGACGGAAAGATGATGCGCAATGTGATGTATAGCTGGCAGGACAACAGGGCGACGGAGGAAGTGGAGTTCCAGAAGCAATGCCTGGACGAAAAGGAAACGACGCGCCTTTCTGGGATGCCCGTCACGCCCACCTACTGCATCAGCAATATCCTCTGGTTCAAAAAGCATTATCCGGAGGAATACGAAAAGGCCAAAGTGGTCTCGATGGTCTCGGAGTTCCTGGCGAAGCGCTTTGGCGCGGACGATTATTACTGCGACTGGGGGAACGCCTCGTGCAGCGGCATATTCGATATGCAAAAGCGCGTATGGAGCGAAAAACTGATAACCGCCTACGGGCTTGATGCAAAGAAATTCCCCAAGGTCGTGAAAAGCGGCACGGTGCTGGGACGGGTCAGTGGGGAAGCGGCGGCTTTGACGGGCCTTTCCACAGATACGTTGCTCATCGCAGGATCGGGCGACCAGAGCTGCGGCGCGCTGGGGGCGGGCATCGTTTCCGAGGGGCTGGCAGAAATGACGATCGGCACGGCCGGGCACCTGATTTCCTATATCAGGCAGCCGCTTGCGAGCGAACACGTACTGAAGATGATGACGGTCAACGCCGCGGTGCCGGGCAATTATGAATTGAACGGGATCCAGCTGTCCGCAGCATCGGTCTACCGCTGGCTGCGCGACGTGGTGGCGACGCAGGAACGCGATACGGCAAAAGGGCTGGGCATGGATCCATACGTATTGATGGACGAGCTCGTCAGGCAGTCGCCCCCGGGCGCAAACGGGTTGATCCTTCTGCCCTATTTTGCTTCGGCGGGGTGTCCGCACTGGGACGTGGAGGCAAAGGGCGTGCTGGCGGGGTTGACGTTCATGCATACAAAGGGAGACATGGCACGCGCTTTTATGGAGGGGTGCATGTATGAAATGCGCGAGATCATGGAAACGATGCGTGAAGCGGGCGTAGCTTTCCAGGAGCTACGCATCACCGGCGGGGCCACGAAATCGGCGCTTTGGCGGCAGATCATGGCGGACATCCTCGGCCTTCCCTTAAGGCGGCTGAAGATAAGCGATGCGACCGTGCTGGGTGCGGCGATCCTGGCAGGATATGGCGCGGGGGTATTCGCTTCGCCCGAAGAGGGCGCGGCACAGATGGTGAAGTGCGACGAGCCGATCCTGCCGGATCAGGCAAACGTTGCGAAATATAACCGCTGCTACGGGATTTTCCAAAAATTGTACGCGGCAATGAAAAAGGAACACATTTTTGCGCTGATGAACGGCGCAAGGGAATAA
- a CDS encoding DUF4037 domain-containing protein translates to MNGLSLARKYFTDCGLPMIRESFPAYEQRIAAGLAGEGSECFGFDDEISRDHDWGPSFCLWLTDADFEKVGPALSQAYAALPGDFLGFPKREVSEFGGGRVGVMPTSHFYWKYTGLKAAPSTLLEWRRIPENYLAVVTNGEVFMDAPGEFSAIREKLLAFYPEDIRLKKIVARAAIMAQAGQYNYARSVKRREYVAAQCALGEFMKAAFSMVYLLNKRYMPFYKWAHRGLRDLPILRETYPLFSDLCTDRCEEDAYALREGIIERICALVIAELKRQGLTDGGSDFLQDHCPQVMRRIQDETIRQLHILAE, encoded by the coding sequence ATGAACGGACTTTCTCTTGCCAGAAAATATTTTACAGATTGCGGCCTGCCCATGATCCGGGAATCCTTTCCCGCGTATGAGCAGCGGATCGCCGCCGGCCTTGCGGGCGAAGGTTCCGAGTGCTTTGGCTTTGACGACGAGATCTCCCGCGACCATGACTGGGGCCCGTCCTTTTGCCTGTGGCTCACGGACGCGGATTTTGAAAAGGTCGGCCCCGCGCTTTCGCAGGCTTACGCCGCCTTGCCGGGCGATTTTCTCGGTTTTCCCAAACGCGAGGTGAGCGAATTCGGCGGCGGCCGTGTGGGCGTGATGCCTACGTCGCATTTTTATTGGAAATATACCGGCCTGAAGGCCGCACCCTCTACACTCCTTGAATGGAGGCGTATCCCCGAAAACTATCTTGCCGTCGTAACGAACGGTGAAGTTTTTATGGATGCACCCGGCGAATTCAGCGCTATCCGCGAAAAGCTTCTCGCGTTTTACCCGGAGGACATCCGCCTCAAAAAGATCGTCGCACGCGCGGCCATCATGGCACAAGCCGGGCAATATAATTACGCACGCAGCGTAAAGCGGCGGGAATATGTGGCGGCGCAGTGTGCGCTGGGCGAATTTATGAAGGCCGCCTTTTCCATGGTTTACCTGCTCAACAAGAGGTATATGCCCTTTTACAAATGGGCGCACCGCGGCTTAAGGGACCTTCCCATCCTCAGGGAAACCTATCCCCTCTTTTCCGACCTGTGCACAGACAGGTGTGAAGAGGACGCCTATGCGCTGCGCGAAGGGATCATTGAGCGCATCTGCGCCCTGGTCATCGCGGAACTAAAGCGGCAAGGGCTCACGGATGGGGGCAGCGATTTCCTGCAGGATCATTGCCCGCAGGTCATGCGGCGCATCCAGGACGAAACAATCCGCCAGCTCCATATACTGGCGGAATAA
- a CDS encoding DUF4125 family protein, producing MIIVQQILDMEWNMFDSVNNIGGRASCQDDLKTFTIQRGSQLRAWNDDMLHSYFDDLKAAGEAGRNLLAEKYGYMMEHTSPAEYDAIKDQLPPVPAEKKALIDKIAAIQVAWLEELSARYPRVSGNGRPIHQSEDSLYGTSFETYLKGELATYSEKTLNYYMAYVNALLREERNLNEIILQNTCLAYGYQSIEDAEQKMANH from the coding sequence ATGATTATTGTACAACAGATTTTAGATATGGAATGGAACATGTTCGATTCGGTCAATAATATCGGCGGGCGCGCTTCCTGCCAGGACGATTTAAAAACGTTCACCATCCAGCGCGGCAGCCAGCTGCGCGCATGGAACGACGATATGCTGCACAGCTATTTTGACGACCTGAAAGCCGCCGGTGAAGCGGGCCGGAACCTGCTTGCCGAAAAATACGGCTACATGATGGAACATACCTCCCCCGCGGAATATGATGCCATCAAAGACCAACTGCCCCCTGTCCCGGCGGAGAAAAAGGCCCTGATCGACAAGATCGCCGCCATCCAGGTCGCCTGGCTGGAAGAATTATCCGCGCGTTATCCGCGTGTCTCCGGAAATGGCAGGCCGATCCACCAAAGCGAGGACAGCCTTTACGGGACGTCCTTTGAAACCTACCTGAAAGGCGAGCTTGCGACCTATTCCGAAAAGACGCTCAACTATTATATGGCATATGTAAATGCCCTGCTCCGCGAGGAACGGAATTTAAACGAGATCATCCTTCAAAACACCTGCCTTGCTTACGGTTACCAGTCCATCGAGGATGCGGAGCAAAAAATGGCCAACCATTAA
- the xylB gene encoding xylulokinase: MKYFLGIDAGTSGIKAMIIDETGKISGIGYHECDVVTPNPGWAEQDPLVWWDACSRAVQQAVNKSGHGKEVASIGFSGQMQGSTLMDRNMDPIGNCMIWLDQRAEEEVHDIEKLISEQEMLDTTANFCLNSFWAPKLLWVRKNNPAAYEKIHTVLFTKDYLRYRMTGEVATEVSDASLSFLMDVPNRRWADNIFEKLSISKDIVPQRLVESQEVVGQLLPDIAEEWGLCAGIPVVAGGGDQPAGGVGTGIVKSGVIGATIGTSGVVFGCTDEPLIDTKKRALMTMAHSVPGKWCFLGLVLTAGGSFKWVRDTLFADKKAEMAAQGKDIYDYMTEMAAQSSPGSEGLTFLPYFNGEKTPISDPNARATFFGLSYRHGLGDMCRSVMEGVTFALRDTIEICREFGIEVNEVRANGGGAKSQLWRQIQADIYNANVLTMNMEEGPAAGGAIMAAVGSGHFGSIEEACGELVKVSSVTEPIPENVKRYNDYYGSYRELYPALRDMYAKQAGIVEKYL; the protein is encoded by the coding sequence ATGAAGTATTTTTTGGGTATTGATGCGGGGACGAGCGGCATCAAAGCAATGATCATTGATGAAACGGGAAAAATCAGCGGGATCGGCTACCACGAGTGCGACGTCGTGACGCCTAACCCCGGCTGGGCAGAGCAGGATCCGCTCGTATGGTGGGACGCCTGCAGCCGCGCGGTGCAACAGGCAGTGAATAAAAGCGGCCACGGGAAAGAAGTGGCAAGCATCGGTTTTTCCGGGCAGATGCAGGGCAGCACACTGATGGACAGGAACATGGATCCGATCGGCAACTGCATGATCTGGCTCGACCAGCGTGCGGAAGAGGAAGTACACGACATTGAAAAGCTGATTTCCGAGCAGGAAATGCTGGATACGACGGCCAACTTCTGCCTCAACAGTTTCTGGGCGCCCAAGCTTTTGTGGGTCAGGAAAAACAATCCGGCCGCTTATGAGAAAATCCACACGGTGCTCTTTACCAAGGATTACCTGCGTTACCGGATGACGGGCGAGGTCGCAACGGAAGTGAGCGACGCTTCCCTGTCGTTTTTGATGGACGTCCCCAACCGCAGGTGGGCGGACAATATTTTTGAAAAGCTGTCGATCTCCAAGGATATCGTACCGCAGAGATTGGTAGAATCGCAGGAGGTCGTGGGGCAGCTCCTGCCCGATATCGCCGAAGAATGGGGCCTTTGCGCAGGAATCCCGGTTGTTGCAGGCGGCGGAGACCAGCCGGCAGGCGGCGTGGGCACGGGCATCGTGAAATCCGGCGTGATCGGCGCGACGATCGGTACGTCCGGCGTGGTGTTCGGTTGTACGGACGAGCCGCTGATCGATACGAAAAAACGCGCGCTGATGACGATGGCGCATTCCGTACCCGGCAAATGGTGCTTTTTGGGTCTCGTGCTGACGGCCGGCGGATCGTTCAAATGGGTGCGCGATACGCTGTTTGCCGATAAAAAAGCGGAAATGGCGGCACAGGGCAAGGATATTTATGACTATATGACGGAGATGGCGGCGCAGTCCTCGCCGGGCAGCGAAGGGCTTACATTCCTGCCGTATTTCAACGGGGAAAAAACGCCGATCTCCGACCCGAACGCGCGTGCGACGTTCTTTGGGCTTTCATACCGCCACGGTCTCGGCGACATGTGCAGGAGCGTGATGGAGGGCGTGACATTCGCCCTGCGCGATACGATCGAAATTTGCCGTGAATTCGGCATTGAGGTAAATGAAGTACGGGCGAACGGCGGCGGCGCCAAGAGCCAGCTGTGGCGGCAGATCCAGGCGGACATCTATAATGCGAACGTGCTCACGATGAACATGGAAGAGGGCCCTGCTGCGGGCGGCGCGATCATGGCGGCTGTCGGTTCCGGACATTTCGGCAGCATCGAAGAGGCGTGCGGCGAGCTGGTCAAGGTGTCGAGCGTCACCGAGCCGATCCCGGAAAATGTGAAGCGGTATAACGACTATTACGGATCGTACCGTGAGCTTTACCCGGCACTTCGCGATATGTACGCGAAGCAAGCGGGCATCGTCGAAAAATACCTGTAA
- a CDS encoding tetratricopeptide repeat protein translates to MENATEKFFQELDEQYATGDMEKVERFLQTSARSYRPCCGGFNANYLAVLSELGGFYRGTSKYTASVEAFRAANEIIMEFIGKDSLEYATNLNNLAGTYRLMGEYDKSLRTFTEAMDTYRATVGTDNYLFASALNNVALLHQDMKEYEQAVSCLLQALGVLENLPDTQGDVATTYNNLAALYNRLGDDAKAKEALARSIALYESLPEESPHYAAALNLHAAFLYRDGKYGEAKDAYLKVLQEVERFFGRNIEYGIACDNLRRVYEKLGDNAQAEQYMKQAVDIYSAVYGKDHEISKQAVAVLRELEAGRNSCGV, encoded by the coding sequence ATGGAAAATGCAACCGAAAAATTCTTTCAGGAGCTTGACGAACAATATGCCACCGGGGATATGGAAAAGGTGGAGCGCTTTTTACAGACCAGCGCCCGCAGCTACCGTCCCTGCTGCGGCGGCTTTAACGCAAACTATCTCGCCGTGTTGAGCGAGCTGGGCGGTTTTTACCGCGGCACCAGCAAATACACCGCTTCGGTGGAGGCGTTCAGGGCGGCCAACGAAATCATCATGGAATTCATCGGCAAGGACAGCCTTGAATATGCGACCAACTTAAACAACCTTGCGGGGACTTACCGCCTGATGGGTGAATACGACAAATCCTTGAGGACATTCACAGAAGCAATGGATACTTACCGCGCGACGGTGGGCACAGACAACTACCTGTTCGCAAGCGCCCTCAACAACGTGGCGCTGCTCCACCAGGATATGAAGGAGTATGAACAGGCTGTTTCCTGCCTGCTGCAGGCGCTCGGCGTGCTCGAAAACCTGCCCGATACACAGGGCGACGTAGCGACGACGTACAACAACTTAGCCGCCCTTTACAACCGGCTGGGAGACGACGCAAAAGCCAAGGAAGCGCTTGCGCGTTCGATTGCCCTTTACGAGAGCCTGCCGGAGGAAAGCCCGCACTATGCGGCTGCCCTCAACCTGCATGCGGCGTTTTTATACCGCGACGGCAAATACGGGGAAGCCAAAGACGCGTACCTGAAGGTGTTGCAGGAAGTGGAGCGCTTCTTTGGGCGCAATATCGAATACGGGATCGCCTGCGATAACCTGCGGCGCGTATATGAAAAGCTGGGCGACAACGCGCAGGCGGAACAATATATGAAACAGGCGGTGGATATCTACAGCGCCGTCTACGGCAAAGACCACGAGATCAGCAAGCAGGCTGTAGCGGTTTTACGGGAACTGGAAGCCGGAAGGAATTCATGCGGCGTATGA
- a CDS encoding sugar-binding transcriptional regulator, whose product MSLSSEERYYVKLKASYLYYKENKTQAEIAELFNISRPTLIKLLNDAKKEGIVTIEVHDTRMGSHYIELEQTLRKKLDLKDVKIVSASGTTKEAVNLSVGAAAEQYLTNLLRSGMSVGLGWGRTLEIMARYIKPHPSIVDLHIVSLLGGLGSTSAGDYSMFANSLCEIMASNYSSASVSMMYSPLVAPNEVVAQTFTDTLTATYEKQQSLDIAIVGIDSDPAHSTTLEIEKPLQALAEEIHDKGIVGNVCARFYNKKGELCPLSIENNILSISTDNLQRTPVVIGAAGGEHKVDSIIGGARARLFNILVTDEHTAQAIALSR is encoded by the coding sequence ATGTCGCTTTCGTCTGAAGAACGTTATTATGTCAAATTGAAGGCATCTTACCTATATTATAAGGAAAACAAGACCCAGGCCGAGATCGCCGAGCTTTTCAACATCTCGCGTCCCACGCTCATCAAGCTGTTAAACGACGCCAAAAAGGAAGGCATCGTGACCATCGAAGTACACGATACCCGCATGGGCAGCCACTATATCGAGCTGGAACAGACCCTGCGCAAAAAACTTGACCTAAAGGATGTAAAGATCGTGAGCGCGAGCGGCACGACCAAAGAAGCCGTCAATTTAAGCGTCGGCGCAGCGGCGGAGCAATACCTGACCAACCTGCTGCGTTCGGGGATGAGCGTCGGGCTGGGCTGGGGCCGTACGCTGGAGATCATGGCACGCTACATCAAGCCGCACCCCAGTATCGTCGACCTGCACATCGTTTCGCTGCTCGGCGGGCTGGGAAGCACCAGCGCGGGGGATTATTCCATGTTCGCCAATTCCCTGTGCGAGATCATGGCTTCCAATTATTCGAGCGCGTCCGTTTCCATGATGTACTCGCCTTTGGTCGCCCCCAACGAGGTCGTTGCCCAGACCTTCACCGATACGCTGACCGCTACTTATGAAAAGCAGCAGTCGCTTGATATCGCCATTGTCGGCATAGACAGCGATCCGGCCCATTCCACGACGCTGGAGATCGAAAAGCCCCTGCAGGCGCTTGCGGAAGAGATCCACGACAAAGGGATCGTGGGCAACGTATGCGCCCGCTTCTACAATAAAAAAGGCGAACTTTGCCCGCTTAGTATCGAAAACAATATCCTTTCCATTTCCACGGACAACCTGCAGCGTACCCCGGTCGTCATTGGCGCGGCGGGCGGGGAACACAAGGTGGACTCCATCATCGGCGGCGCACGCGCGCGGCTGTTCAACATCCTCGTAACAGACGAGCATACCGCACAGGCGATCGCGCTCAGCCGCTAA
- the mutY gene encoding A/G-specific adenine glycosylase: protein METIFPPVADFSAPLLHWYQENARILPWRDKPTPYRVWISEIMLQQTRVEAVKPYFERFLNALPDIASLSVVSDEQLMKLWEGLGYYSRARNLKKAAQVVMQDFGGSLPASFELLKTLPGIGPYTAGAVASIAFGIPVPAVDGNVLRVLSRLAASPENVSGAKVKKAVGDVLSRLIPPAHAGDFNQALMELGATVCLPNGMPKCEVCPLQKLCEGYARGIAHTLPVKDGKKKRRIEQKTVFILLSDGKAALSRRPPHGLLAGLFELPNVDGALDEPSALAWLAAHSIDARSAIPLGASKHIFTHVEWHMTGYLVQSAQQPEDFLWRSLPQIEKDCALPSAFRFYTKILCEELRMMV from the coding sequence TTGGAAACGATTTTTCCCCCAGTTGCGGATTTTTCCGCACCGCTCCTCCATTGGTATCAGGAAAATGCGCGCATCCTGCCCTGGCGCGACAAACCGACGCCCTATCGCGTATGGATCTCCGAGATCATGCTGCAGCAAACGCGCGTGGAAGCGGTAAAACCCTATTTTGAACGCTTTCTGAATGCGCTCCCGGATATTGCCTCGCTGTCTGTAGTGTCGGACGAGCAGCTGATGAAGCTGTGGGAAGGCCTTGGCTATTACAGCCGTGCGCGCAATTTAAAAAAGGCTGCGCAGGTGGTCATGCAGGACTTTGGCGGCAGCCTGCCCGCTTCGTTTGAACTCTTAAAAACGCTTCCGGGCATTGGCCCTTATACCGCCGGCGCCGTTGCTTCCATCGCCTTCGGTATCCCCGTTCCCGCGGTGGACGGCAATGTCCTGCGCGTACTTTCGCGCCTCGCCGCCAGCCCTGAAAACGTCAGCGGCGCCAAAGTCAAAAAAGCGGTCGGCGATGTCCTGTCCCGCCTGATCCCGCCTGCGCATGCGGGGGATTTCAACCAGGCGCTGATGGAGCTGGGCGCAACCGTATGCCTGCCAAACGGCATGCCCAAATGTGAAGTTTGCCCCTTGCAAAAGCTGTGCGAGGGCTATGCGCGCGGTATTGCCCACACCCTGCCCGTCAAGGACGGAAAGAAAAAACGCCGGATCGAACAGAAAACGGTTTTTATCCTGTTAAGCGACGGCAAAGCCGCGCTTTCGAGGCGTCCGCCGCACGGGCTTCTGGCAGGGCTGTTTGAACTGCCGAACGTGGACGGTGCGCTCGATGAGCCCAGTGCGCTTGCCTGGCTGGCTGCCCACAGTATCGATGCACGTTCCGCCATCCCCCTCGGCGCTTCCAAACATATTTTCACGCACGTGGAATGGCATATGACCGGTTACCTGGTGCAAAGCGCACAGCAACCGGAAGATTTTTTGTGGCGCAGCCTTCCGCAAATCGAAAAGGACTGCGCGCTTCCCTCGGCCTTCCGTTTTTATACAAAAATCCTGTGTGAAGAACTTCGCATGATGGTATAA
- a CDS encoding sugar-binding transcriptional regulator, whose translation MKEQERYAIKLEATRLYYLEDIPQKEIAERLNISRPTLTKFLKEAKQEGIVKIEVCDIQKLNEFMEIENELKQKLGLREVKIVDAVSDNSEEIMNGIAQYATQYIQQFIKSNMRIGVGWGKTLEVIAKNMVSAKNIRNVTFMPILGGPGKADHCSMFANILCEHIASNYSGSMVDYVYAPLFAGNAAMKEAYVNLPNIKSTLEKFDELDMAITAIDGDLEHSMTLKVENASGETRRQLAESNVVGSMCARFYDIEGNERITEMTERIVAISLEQIRKTPLVIATGGGSHKVGSIIGGARTHIFNILVTDIYTAEKILNFLNKEN comes from the coding sequence TTGAAAGAGCAAGAGAGATACGCCATCAAACTGGAAGCGACCCGCCTATATTATTTGGAAGATATACCGCAAAAGGAAATTGCAGAGCGGTTAAATATATCGCGCCCTACATTGACAAAGTTTTTAAAGGAGGCGAAGCAGGAAGGGATCGTAAAAATTGAAGTTTGTGATATCCAAAAGCTGAATGAGTTTATGGAGATCGAAAATGAATTGAAGCAGAAGCTGGGGCTGCGCGAGGTCAAGATCGTGGATGCGGTATCGGACAACAGTGAAGAGATCATGAACGGTATCGCGCAATATGCAACGCAATACATCCAGCAGTTTATCAAAAGCAATATGCGGATCGGCGTTGGCTGGGGCAAGACGCTTGAGGTCATCGCGAAAAATATGGTATCCGCAAAGAACATCAGGAACGTTACGTTTATGCCGATCCTGGGAGGGCCGGGAAAGGCGGATCATTGCTCGATGTTCGCGAATATCCTTTGCGAGCATATCGCTTCCAATTACAGCGGGAGCATGGTGGACTATGTGTACGCGCCCCTGTTCGCGGGGAACGCGGCCATGAAGGAAGCGTATGTAAACCTGCCGAATATCAAATCCACGCTCGAAAAATTTGATGAGCTGGATATGGCTATCACGGCGATCGACGGCGACCTGGAACATTCCATGACGCTGAAGGTGGAAAATGCGAGCGGGGAGACCCGGCGGCAGCTTGCCGAATCGAACGTGGTGGGCAGCATGTGCGCAAGGTTTTACGACATCGAGGGCAACGAGCGCATCACGGAGATGACGGAGCGCATCGTGGCGATCAGTTTAGAGCAGATCAGGAAAACGCCGCTCGTGATCGCGACGGGAGGGGGCAGCCATAAGGTGGGTTCGATCATCGGCGGGGCCCGCACGCATATTTTCAATATTTTAGTCACAGATATCTATACGGCAGAAAAAATACTGAACTTTTTAAACAAGGAAAATTAA
- a CDS encoding autoinducer 2 ABC transporter substrate-binding protein: MKKTVMILLAVLMVVSLAACATPAQTEAPSESQAAESSAAQSAAESPSDDTAGGAGAWKIAVVPKDSTSAWFVRMEEGVKKYAQDTGSNAYQKGPSGADASLQVQVVQDLIAQDVDAICVVPIEPDSLEPVLEEARSKGIVVITHEAPDIKACDYDIEAFNNADYGAFMMDNLAKAMGEEGVYTTSVGFVTTASHNAWADSAVARQEEAYPNMTILAEEPRIETEDDTERAYEKAKEMLKKYPDLKGFIGCCAYDPPGIARAVEELGLKGKVFICGSGMPSQCSEFMKDGTLDSVVLWDPADAGYAMCALAAKVLDGEEIKDGLDLGLAGYDNVSFAQGSDKTLVGAAMITIDASNVDQYNF; this comes from the coding sequence ATGAAAAAAACAGTAATGATCTTGTTGGCGGTCTTGATGGTGGTGTCGCTGGCGGCATGCGCCACACCGGCGCAGACGGAAGCACCGTCCGAATCGCAGGCGGCAGAAAGCTCCGCAGCACAGAGTGCGGCGGAAAGCCCGTCCGATGACACGGCAGGCGGCGCTGGGGCCTGGAAGATCGCGGTCGTGCCGAAGGATTCCACGAGCGCATGGTTCGTACGGATGGAAGAGGGCGTCAAGAAATATGCGCAGGATACCGGAAGCAACGCATACCAGAAAGGGCCGTCCGGGGCGGACGCATCCTTGCAGGTACAGGTGGTGCAAGACCTGATCGCACAGGACGTCGACGCGATCTGTGTCGTACCCATCGAGCCGGATTCCTTAGAACCGGTACTGGAAGAAGCACGCAGCAAAGGAATCGTAGTCATTACGCATGAAGCGCCGGACATAAAGGCGTGCGACTATGACATCGAAGCGTTCAACAACGCGGATTACGGCGCGTTCATGATGGACAACCTCGCAAAAGCGATGGGCGAAGAGGGCGTCTATACGACGTCGGTCGGGTTTGTAACGACGGCTTCCCACAACGCGTGGGCGGACAGCGCTGTCGCAAGGCAGGAAGAAGCGTATCCGAACATGACGATCCTGGCGGAAGAGCCGAGGATCGAAACGGAGGACGATACGGAACGCGCTTATGAAAAAGCGAAAGAAATGTTGAAAAAATATCCTGACCTGAAAGGCTTTATCGGCTGCTGTGCCTATGACCCGCCGGGAATCGCGCGGGCAGTGGAAGAACTCGGACTGAAAGGCAAAGTATTCATCTGCGGTTCCGGCATGCCAAGCCAATGCAGTGAATTCATGAAGGACGGCACGCTGGATTCCGTCGTACTGTGGGACCCCGCGGATGCAGGCTATGCGATGTGCGCGCTGGCAGCCAAGGTACTCGATGGCGAGGAGATCAAGGACGGCCTCGACTTAGGCCTGGCAGGCTACGACAACGTCAGCTTTGCGCAGGGCAGCGATAAGACATTGGTGGGCGCAGCGATGATCACGATCGACGCGTCGAACGTAGACCAGTACAATTTCTAA